The Gemmatimonadota bacterium genomic interval ATCGAGCCCGGGGAGACGGCTTCCGTCGTCACGGCCTTCCTGTTGTTCTTCTGCGTGATGTCCGGGTACTTCGCGGTCCGCCCCGTCCGCGAGACCGTGGGCACCATCCTGGGCGCGGAACGGACGGCCGACCTGTTCGTCGCGACGTGGATCGCCTCGATCGCCATCGTGCCGATCTACGGGTGGCTGTGTGCGCGATTCCGCCGCAGCGTCTTCCTGCCCTGGATCTACGGCTTCGTGGCGCTCGCCCTGGCCACGGTGGGCGTCGTGCTGCGCGGGGCCGGAGACAGCGTGCACGCGGCGCAGTTCTTCTTCGTCTTCATCAGCGTGCTGAACCTGTTCGTCGTCTCCGTCTTCTGGAGCTTCCTGCTCGAGCTGTTCGACGCCGGCCAGACCAAGCGGCTCTTCGGCGTGATCGCTGCGGGGGGCACGGCGGGTGCGCTCGTCGGCCCTCTGCTCACCAGCATCATCGTGGTGCAGGTCGGCAACGCCGGTATCCTCTTCCTCGGCGCGGCGCTCTTCGGCGGCGCGATCGTCTGCCAACGCCTCCTCATCCGCATCTGGGAGCAGAGCGACAGCGCCACCGGTCCGGACGGCGCGCCGCGCGACGCACCCCTGGGGGGCAATCCCTTCGCGGGCTTCAGCCTCATCCTGAAGTCCCCGTACCTCATGGGGATCGCGCTGTTCGTGGTGTTCGGCGCAACGGCCAACACCTTCCTCTACTTCGCGCAGCTCCGCATCGTCTCCGACACGTTCGCCGATCCGGCCATCCGTACGCGGGTCTTCGGGCAACTCGATTTCACCGTCCAGAGTCTCACGTTCATCGCGCAGATCGTCTTCACGGGTCGCATCGCTTCGAAGTTCGGGATCGGGGCCCTGCTGACCGCGGTCCCGTTGGCCGTGGCCACGGGCTTCCTCTTCCTGTCCGGAGCGCAGAGCTTCGCGATCCTGGCGGCGGTGATGATCACGCGTCGCGTGGGGGAGTACTCCTTCGTGCGCCCCGGCCGCGAGATGCTCTTCAGCCGGGTGGACACGGAGACCAAGTACAAGGCCAAGAACGCCATCGACGTGCCGGTCTACCGCGGGGGAGACGCGCTCGTGGCCCAGGTGGACTCGGCGCTCAGCGGCGCGGGGATGGCGCCCACGGGCATCGCCCTGTTCGGCGCGGGCGCGGCGGTGGCCTGGGCCGTCAATGGGCTCCTGCTGGGGCGGGCCAAGCGGGACGTGGAGGCGCGGGCGCGCGCGGAGACCGCGGGTGCCGCGACCTAGCGGAGCACGACGACGGGACGATCGCACAGGGAGGGGATGACGATGGGACGCAGTCGCAGGGAGTTCATCCGTACGTCGGCGCTGGCCGCGGGTGCGGCGGGTGTGGGACTGCCGCTGGGGGCGGCCGGGCTCGCGCCGAGCTCCGCCGTCCTCCCGGCGCAACAGGCGCCGCGTCCGCTCCGCCTGCTGATCCTGGGCGGGACCGGCTTCACGGGCCCCCACCAGGTCCGTTACGCGGTCGAGCGGGGCCACACCGTCACGGTCTTCAACCGCGGACGTCGTCAGACGGACCTGCCCGACGCGGTGGAGCACCTGGTCGGGGACCGCAATGGGGATCTCGAGTCCCTCAAGGGCCGCGCGTGGGACGTGGTGATCGACAACCCCACCACACTCCCTCAATGGGTGCGCCTCGCGGGCGAGCTGCTCAAGGACGCGTGCGACCAGTACGTGTTCATCAGCACCATCTCCGTCTACGCCGACACGAGCCGCCCCGGCATGGACGAGACCACACCCGTCCTGACCTACGACGGCGAAGCGGACCCCTTCACCGTGCCGGTCGAGGAGTCGTTGCGCTGGTACGGAGCGCTGAAGGCGCTCTCCGAGCGCGAGGCCGCGTACTGGTTCCCCGGCCGGGCCACGATCATCCGACCCGGCCTGATCGTGGGCCCCGGAGACGAGTCGGACCGCTTCACGTACTGGCCCGCCCGGATCTCCCGCGGTGGGGAGGTCCTGGCGCCGGGAACGCCCGCGGACCCGACGCAGGTGATCGACGCACGGGATCTGGCCGAGTGGACGATCCGCATGGCGGAGAACGGCACCGTCGGCGTGTTCAATGGCACCGGTCCCGAGCAGCCCCGCCCGATCGGCCGCATGCTGGAGGGCATCCGCGATGCCATCGACGCGGACGCGCGCTTCACCTTCGTGCCGCAGGACTTCCTGCAGGAGCACGGTGTGCGGGGGTGGGTGGACATGCCGGTGTGGGTGGCCTCGACGCCCGAGAGCGCGGGGTTCATGCGCGTCAGCGTGGAGCGCGCGGGCGCGGCAGGCCTCACATATCGTCCCCTGTCGGAGACGGCGCGCGACACGCTCGCCTACTACCGGTCCCGCTCCGCCGAACGCAACGCCCAGATGCGCGCCGGCCTGCCGCCGGAGCGGGAGCGGGAGGTGCTGTCGGCCTGGCACGCCCGCGGCCGCTGAGAGCGGGACCCGACCGGGCGGCGGCTCAGAGCCCGGCGGCCTCCAGCGCGCGCTTGACCCGCTCCGGGCGGAGCGGCAGACGACGCAGACGGACTCCGGTGGCGTCGAAGATCGCGTTGGCCACGGCCGCGGGCACGGGTCGATGCGAGGGCTCCCCCGCGCCGTAGGCCGGCAGGTCCGGTCGGTCCGGATCCGGATCCCCGTTGACCAGCACGATGTCGATGCGCTCCGGTGCGTCCTCGTGCCGTAGCGTCGGATGCGTGCGCCAATCCACGCTCTTCACCATCTCCGTGTCGAACTGCACCTCCTCGTACAAGGTCCGGCTGAGCCCGTGCAGCAGGTTGCCCTGGATGGCGTTGCGGACCCCGTCCGGGTTGACCACGAGCCCGCAGTCGTGGGCACACACCATGCGCTTCACCTGGACGCGTCCGGTCTCGCGGTCCACGTCCACCTCGGCGATCTCCGCCACGACCGTGCGCGCGCGATGCGCGTATGCGATCCCGCGCCCCGTGAGGATGCGGCCGCTGCCGATCGGCTGCGGCGAGGTCCGAGGCTCCCACCCGAAGGCCTCGGCCGCGGCCTCGATGACGGCGATCGCCCGCGTGCGCAGGTGTGCGCCTCCCTCCTCCGTGCCGGCGCGCAGGAGCTCGAGCCGGAAGTCCACCGGATCGCGACGCGCGGCGTGCGCGAGCTCGTCGATGAAGGACTCCGACGCGAACGTGATCTGCGGTCCATCCGGATCCCTCAGATTGCCGGTCCTGAGCGGGGTCTCGAACGCGAGGGGGAACCGCACGACGAGCGTCTCCTGCCGTCGGTGTGGGATGTGGTACATCTCGTCCGGCGGTGAGGCGCCGCCCGCGGAGGGCCGCTCCGGCCGGATGCCCATCAACTGCGCGATCAGGACCGTCGAGGCCTCGTTGTAGCCCAGGTGGGCGTAGTCCGCGGTGCGCGCATGATAGTCGAGCGCCACGAGCCTGCCTTGCGCGTCGAGACCGCCGCGCAGCGTGAACGCGAACGCCGGGCCCTTGGTGTCCCAGGCGGTCTCCTCGTCCCGCATCCACTGGACGCGGACCGGTCGTCCGAGCTCGTGCGCCAGGAACGCCGCTTCGAACCCGGCATCGTCGGCGGCCGTGCGCCCGTAGAGCTGGGGGCCCTCCATCCAGATCACGCGCACGTTCTCCCTCGGCATCCCGAGGAACTCGGCCACCCCGGTGCGCAGGCTGTAGGGCTTCATGTCGTTGGTGTACAGCGTCATCTGCCCGTCCGACGGGTCGGCCAGCCCGTGGGCGGGACCGATGGCGGTGTGCCCCTGGAACGGCACGTCGTACTCGGCCTCCACCCGGGTCGCCGCTGCCGCGAGCGCACCGTCCGGATCGCCGACCACCCGGGCCGGTCGCCCCGGCTCGGGGGTCGTGCTGCGCAGGTAGTCGAAGAGCTCCTCGGAGGCGGGGAAGGGCGCGCGCTCCGGCTTCTCCCAGGTGGCCTGCAGGAGGCGCGCGGCCTCGATGGCCTGCTCCTCCCGCTCGCACACCACCGCCAGGTAGTTCGCGCGCCGCACGACGCGCACGAGCCCGGGCAGGTCGGCCACCGAGGACTCGTCCACGTCCACCAGGGTGGCGCCCGCGAAAGGCGGTCGCACGTGGCGCGCGTGCACCATGCCCGGAAGGCGCACGTCCACGGCCCACTCGAGCGAGCCATCCACCTTGGCCGGGATGTCGTAGCGCGGGATCGACTGGCCGGTCAGCTCCAGGGCCTGCACGGGCTTGAGCGTGGCCTGGCCTGCCGTCTCGTTGACGTTGTCGCCCTGGAGCGCGATGTCGAACCGGCGCCCGCCGATCAACTCGCCGTACGTCACCGCGCGCGCAGGTTCGCGCTCGACGCGGACGACCCCGTGCCGAACCGCGAGCGCATCCACCGGCACACCCAACCGCTCCGACGCCAGCTCCAGCAGCACGCGTCGCGCTTCGGCGGCGACACGGCGCGCGGGCGTGGCGTCGCGCTCGACCGCATCCGATCCGCCGGAGCCTCCCTGGTCCACGGTCAGATCCGTGCGTCCCATCACCAGCGTGGAGCGTTCGAAGGCGAGGTCGAGCTCGTCGCACATCAGCTGCCGGAACGCCGTTCCGGTGCCCTGTCCACCGTCTGTCTTCCCGACGTAGAACGTGGCGGACCCGTCCTCGTGGACGACCAGCCACGAATCCAGTTGGCGGAAGTCGGGGTCGGGGTAGGGTCCGGCGGTCCCCGCCCGGTCCGATCCGGGCCTGAGCAGCGGGCCGCCACTGAAGCTCAGGACGAACAGTCCCGAGGTCTTCAGGAAGTCACGGCGCGAGGTGGTGCCGCGCCACGGGTCCAGCGCCCGCGCGAGCGCGTTCGGGCTCCAGCCCTGCGGGCTCATGGCCGCACCTCCGCGTCGGCCGGGCCGGGCGCGGAGCCGTCCGCGGCCAGGGCCGCCGCGGCGCGCTTCACCGCGGCCTGGATCCGGTAGTAGGTCATGCAGCGACACAGCACGCCGTTCATGCCGCGGCGGATGTCCTCGTCCGTGGGTGCGGGGTTGCGGTCGAGCAGGGCCTTGGCGGTCAGGATCTGCCCGTTCTGGCAGAAGCCGCACTGCGGCACCTGCTCGTCGACCCAGGCCTGCTGGACCGGGTGCAGTCGTCCATCCTGCGCCAGACCCTCCAGGGTCGTGACCTCACCCCGCACGGATGACACCGCGCGACTGCAGGATCGCACCGGACGCCCGTCCACCAGGACCGTGCAGGTGCCACACTGGCCGAGCCCGCAGCCGAAGCGGGGGCCGCGCAGCTCCAGGTCGTTGCGGAGCACGTAGAGCAGCGGGGTGGCGGGGTCGACGTCCACGGTGCGTCGCCGACCGTTCACCGTGAGCGTGATCTCGCTCATACGCGCCTCCTCCTGCACGGGATGGGGGGCCTCGCGGGGTGGATCCCCAAGGTAGGCGCGGTGGGTGCCCCGGGACAGCGCCCGGCCGGGCCGCTGCTCCATTCCGGGAGGCTCGGCTGCAGACCCGACCGCGTCCCTAGCAGGATCCGCTTAGGCAGGATTCCGCTACACGCCAGGCGCCCCGGACTGATAGCATCGTGTCGCCGGATCGCACTTCTTCAAACTGCCCACGGCGCCCCTCCCCCGAGGGCGCGGAGCGCCGCGATGGTCATGCGTCCCGTACGAGGTCCTCGGGTCCAGGGAATCGCAGACGGGTACTACGTCGCCCGTCTGGACGAGGAAGCCTTGGAGCTCCCTGCACGTCTGCACCAGGGAACGCTGTTGGTCCAGGGGGAGCGCAGCGCCGCTTCCATCCAGATCCGCCGGCTCACCGCCGATCATTGGCACGGGTTGCGGATCCGCGACCGCGAGGTGAGCGGCGAGCATCCGCGGATCGTCACCCTCTTCCGGGTGGAGAACGCCTGAGGGCGGCCCGATACGACCGAACTCCGGTCACGGATGCCCCCGGGCTCAGCCTGCTCCGAGGTGGGCGGAGTCGAAGACGTGCTCCGTGGCCGGTCCCAGGGGTTGTTGGTTGGGGTCGATCCCGCTGATCTCCAGGACCTGGGCCTTGAACCATCGGTCGAACTCCTGTTCCGACGCCGAGTAGCGGTCGGCAACCTCCAGCACACCGGGAGCGGCGGGACCGAGCTCGGTCACGGCGATGATCCAGGTTCTCCCGTCGTCCTCCTGCAGGTGCCAGGTCTCGCGGGCCACGCCGAACCGGCTGTAGAAGTCCGTCATCTCGACCGCTCGCTCCCGCACGGCGGCGATGAGCTCCTCCAGCACCTGGCGCTTCCCCGGTAGAACGGGAAACGCGCGTACGATTCTCTCTTCCACAGGATCTGCTCCTCGTCCGGGGGTGTGCGGATAAGATAGCGGACGGCGAATGATCCTGCTTCGGCGGCGGCACGCGGCCGCGCCCGCGCCCCGGGGCGCCAACACGAAGTCGGTCGTCTCACGCGCGCGGCGCCAGCGCCCGGAGCGTCATGTCCCAGCGGCGAGGGGCGTCGCGCGGATCGTACACGATGAGCGGAGCGCCGTGGGCGCCGAGGCGGTGGGGCACGGAGGCAAAGCGCATCAGCTCGTGCGCGACCTGCGCGGTGGCGCCGGGAGGCGGTGCGATCTCCTCGCCCGCCTCCCCGAGCAGCACCGTGGACAGCGACGGCCGACGCTCGGTGGAGCCCATCGATTGCACCACGGAGGCGACCACGGCGTTCCTCAGGAAGTTGCAGCCGAAGGAGAGGGGGGAGTACGCCGTGGCGGTGGGACGCACCAGCTCGAACAGGTCGCGCAGGGCCGGGTGGTGCTCGCGGAGCAGCGTCCGGACCTCCTCGTGCTCGGCGGCGTGGTCGACGAGCACGGCTGGAACCGCGCCGGTGAAGGCCCACGGATCGGCCGAGAGGGCGCCCAGCAGGGCCAGTGCCGTGCGCGAGCGCTGCCCGGGACCCCAGTCGGCTTCGGGGCGCTGCACGAGCGCCCGGAGCGGAGGCAGCACCGAGAACTGGAGCCAGGGATAGTCGATGTCGTTGTCGTCCCGCATGCGGCCCACATCCCGACCGTACATGAAGCGGAAGCCCCACCGCAGGTGGCTCCCCATGATGGCGGCGCACGGGATGGCCGTTCGCAACTGGTGCTCGGGATCCAGGGTGCGCACGCGCTCGAGGAGTGCCACGTACCCTTCGAGCTCGGGGTGGTAGTAGGAGGCGGCGGTCAGCAGCAGGGACTCGGCGTCGTCCATCACACGATGGCCGCTTCCCTGCGGGCCCTGCAGGTCTCTCACCAGACGCGTGATCG includes:
- a CDS encoding MFS transporter, which gives rise to MQDRPRQPQVSPLTRLLQRGATIEPGETASVVTAFLLFFCVMSGYFAVRPVRETVGTILGAERTADLFVATWIASIAIVPIYGWLCARFRRSVFLPWIYGFVALALATVGVVLRGAGDSVHAAQFFFVFISVLNLFVVSVFWSFLLELFDAGQTKRLFGVIAAGGTAGALVGPLLTSIIVVQVGNAGILFLGAALFGGAIVCQRLLIRIWEQSDSATGPDGAPRDAPLGGNPFAGFSLILKSPYLMGIALFVVFGATANTFLYFAQLRIVSDTFADPAIRTRVFGQLDFTVQSLTFIAQIVFTGRIASKFGIGALLTAVPLAVATGFLFLSGAQSFAILAAVMITRRVGEYSFVRPGREMLFSRVDTETKYKAKNAIDVPVYRGGDALVAQVDSALSGAGMAPTGIALFGAGAAVAWAVNGLLLGRAKRDVEARARAETAGAAT
- a CDS encoding NAD-dependent epimerase/dehydratase family protein encodes the protein MTMGRSRREFIRTSALAAGAAGVGLPLGAAGLAPSSAVLPAQQAPRPLRLLILGGTGFTGPHQVRYAVERGHTVTVFNRGRRQTDLPDAVEHLVGDRNGDLESLKGRAWDVVIDNPTTLPQWVRLAGELLKDACDQYVFISTISVYADTSRPGMDETTPVLTYDGEADPFTVPVEESLRWYGALKALSEREAAYWFPGRATIIRPGLIVGPGDESDRFTYWPARISRGGEVLAPGTPADPTQVIDARDLAEWTIRMAENGTVGVFNGTGPEQPRPIGRMLEGIRDAIDADARFTFVPQDFLQEHGVRGWVDMPVWVASTPESAGFMRVSVERAGAAGLTYRPLSETARDTLAYYRSRSAERNAQMRAGLPPEREREVLSAWHARGR
- a CDS encoding molybdopterin cofactor-binding domain-containing protein, with the translated sequence MSPQGWSPNALARALDPWRGTTSRRDFLKTSGLFVLSFSGGPLLRPGSDRAGTAGPYPDPDFRQLDSWLVVHEDGSATFYVGKTDGGQGTGTAFRQLMCDELDLAFERSTLVMGRTDLTVDQGGSGGSDAVERDATPARRVAAEARRVLLELASERLGVPVDALAVRHGVVRVEREPARAVTYGELIGGRRFDIALQGDNVNETAGQATLKPVQALELTGQSIPRYDIPAKVDGSLEWAVDVRLPGMVHARHVRPPFAGATLVDVDESSVADLPGLVRVVRRANYLAVVCEREEQAIEAARLLQATWEKPERAPFPASEELFDYLRSTTPEPGRPARVVGDPDGALAAAATRVEAEYDVPFQGHTAIGPAHGLADPSDGQMTLYTNDMKPYSLRTGVAEFLGMPRENVRVIWMEGPQLYGRTAADDAGFEAAFLAHELGRPVRVQWMRDEETAWDTKGPAFAFTLRGGLDAQGRLVALDYHARTADYAHLGYNEASTVLIAQLMGIRPERPSAGGASPPDEMYHIPHRRQETLVVRFPLAFETPLRTGNLRDPDGPQITFASESFIDELAHAARRDPVDFRLELLRAGTEEGGAHLRTRAIAVIEAAAEAFGWEPRTSPQPIGSGRILTGRGIAYAHRARTVVAEIAEVDVDRETGRVQVKRMVCAHDCGLVVNPDGVRNAIQGNLLHGLSRTLYEEVQFDTEMVKSVDWRTHPTLRHEDAPERIDIVLVNGDPDPDRPDLPAYGAGEPSHRPVPAAVANAIFDATGVRLRRLPLRPERVKRALEAAGL
- a CDS encoding (2Fe-2S)-binding protein, giving the protein MSEITLTVNGRRRTVDVDPATPLLYVLRNDLELRGPRFGCGLGQCGTCTVLVDGRPVRSCSRAVSSVRGEVTTLEGLAQDGRLHPVQQAWVDEQVPQCGFCQNGQILTAKALLDRNPAPTDEDIRRGMNGVLCRCMTYYRIQAAVKRAAAALAADGSAPGPADAEVRP